One segment of Osmerus mordax isolate fOsmMor3 chromosome 28, fOsmMor3.pri, whole genome shotgun sequence DNA contains the following:
- the plpp7a gene encoding inactive phospholipid phosphatase 7, whose protein sequence is MPVNRARMRDRNNVLNRPEFLSLNQPLRGGPEARGSTRRPGAARRHSCPNQPEGVQQEPVEGTKDRKELPEEDCMQLNPSFGGIAMSSLLAIDICMSKSLGVCAYTTSSWGSMRSMVKLLAFTGHGIPWVFGTLICLYRSNTLAGQEVLVNLLLALLLDVMTVAGMQKLVKRKGPWEMAPSFFDYMAMDVYSFPAAHASRASMLVKFLLAHLVLAFPLRVLLILWAFLVGVSRIILGRHHLSDVGCGFALGYLHYTLVEMVWLPSSTCQTLIAMGTLSWSPLL, encoded by the exons ATGCCTGTTAATCGAGCTCGAATGAGAGACAGGAATAATGTCCTAAACAGACCGGAGTTTCTGTCGTTAAACCAGCCCCTCCGAGGGGGACCTGAGGCCCGGGGGAGTACAAGGCGTCCTGGGGCTGCCAGGCGACATTCGTGCCCAAATCAGCCGGAGGGCGTGCAGCAGGAACCGGTGGAAGGCACCAAAGACCGGAAGGAACTACCAGAGGAAGACTGTATGCAGCTCAACCCATCGTTTGGGGGGATTGCTATGAGCTCTCTCCTCGCCATTGACATCTGCATGTCCAAAAGCCTAGGGGTCTGTGCGTATACCACATCCTCGTGGGGCAGCATGCGCTCCATGGTCAAACTGCTCGCATTTACCGGCCACGGGATACCATGGGTTTTTGGCACCCTCATTTGTCTTTACAGGAGTAACACGTTGGCTGGACAAGAGGTTCTGGTCAATCTTCTACTTG CCCTCCTGCTGGATGTTATGACTGTTGCTGGGATGCAGAAACTGGTCAAGCGCAAGGGTCCCTGGGAGATGGCGCCCAGCTTCTTCGACTACATGGCGATGGACGTGTATTCGTTCCCCGCGGCACATGCCAGCCGCGCTTCCATGCTGGTCAAGTTCCTATTGGCCCATCTGGTGCTGGCGTTTCCGCTGCGCGTCCTGCTGATTCTCTGGGCCTTCCTGGTGGGCGTGTCCCGGATCATCCTCGGCCGCCACCACCTGTCAGACGTGGGCTGCGGCTTCGCACTGGGGTACCTTCACTACACCTTGGTGGAGATGGTCTGgttgccctcctccacctgccagaCTCTTATCGCCATGGGAACGCTTAGCTGGAGCCCACTGCTGTAG
- the LOC136938082 gene encoding nucleus accumbens-associated protein 2 — MMSQLLHMEIPNFGSSVLGSLNEQRLLGQYCDVAILVNGQAFKAHRAVLAASSLYFRDLFSSNSQSLFELPSSVTPTCFQQILSFCYTGRLSMAPCEQLVLMYTAGYLQIQNIVERGMELMLKTSSPHCDSQTTSADDLGLDAQPCSPSHRPSGLGSAEALLACGRIKQERCDTPLEGEQKEHGGGPGAEGGGSQRAESRGSEGNATRSSALCYSGVVPGLQAYPAASGERSSPGGSSLPATDSPGSHPLEEEFEEDFYGSSTPGIFGQIYGHPPNPYSMQEKVEMLSLPLATERRPCVLIGRDTMALPASLISQIGYRCHPTLYTEGDPGEKVELVGGSGVYMTRGQLMNCHLCAGIKHKVLLRRLLATFFDRNTLANSCGTGIRSSTNDPSRKPLDNRVLNTVKLYCQNFAPNFKESEMNVIAADMCTNARRVRKRWLPKIQSLLPDKSHRRGQTKTGGSPALAPAPAQTSALSALDLDPRHLSQAYLPLDAHLYAERREALLPHLQFLSSRGAHEGADPEREGVVQAGHGTEAHLAEALPASSPSPHRGSSPHLTEQQEGEETGEETMEEPQEDSQ; from the exons ATGATGTCCCAACTTCTCCACATGGAGATCCCAAACTTTGGTAGCTCGGTGCTGGGCAGCCTGAACGAGCAGCGTCTGCTGGGCCAGTACTGCGACGTGGCGATCCTGGTCAACGGTCAGGCCTTTAAGGCCCACCGTGCCGTGCTAGCCGCTAGCAGCCTCTACTTTAGGGACCTGTTTAGCAGCAACTCCCAGAGCCTGTTCGAGCTTCCCTCCTCCGTCACCCCCACCTGCTTCCAGCAGATCCTGTCCTTCTGCTACACAGGCCGCCTGAGCATGGCCCCCTGTGAGCAGCTGGTCCTCATGTACACGGCCGGGTACCTGCAGATCCAGAACATTGTGGAGAGAGGCATGGAGCTGATGCTGAAGACCAGCTCCCCGCACTGCGACTCCCAGACCACCAGCGCAGACGACCTGGGGCTGGACGCTCAGCCCTGCAGCCCCAGCCACCGGCCCTCGGGCCTGGGCTCGGCCGAGGCTCTGTTGGCCTGTGGGCGGATCAAGCAGGAGAGGTGTGACACGCCGCTGGAGGGGGAGCAGAAGGAGCACGGGGGGGGTCCCGGGGCGGAGGGCGGAGGAAGTCAGAGGGCAGAATCCAGAGGGTCAGAGGGTAACGCCACGCGAAGCAGTGCTCTGTGTTACAGCGGGGTGGTGCCTGGGCTGCAGGCCTACCCTGCGGCCAGCGGGGAGCGCTCTAGTCCTGGAGgttccagcctgccagccacagACAGCCCTGGCTCCCACCCCCTAGAAGAAGAGTTTGAGGAGGACTTTTATGGAAGCAGCACGCCTGGAATCTTTGGCCAGATCTACGGACATCCTCCCAACCCATACAGCA TGCAAGAGAAGGTGGAAATGCTGTCCCTCCCATTGGCCACAGAGAGGCGCCCCTGCGTGCTGATTGGACGAGACACGATGGCTCTTCCTGCCAGTCTGATCAGCCAGATTGGATATCGGTGCCACCCCACCCTCTACACCGAGGGAGACCCTGGAGAGAAGGTGGAGCTGGTTGGAG GTTCTGGTGTGTATATGACAAGAGGTCAGCTGATGAACTGTCACCTGTGCGCAGGCATCAAACATAAAGTCCTGCTTAGAAGACTTTTGGCTACCTTCTTTGACAG AAACACATTGGCCAATAGCTGCGGGACTGGGATTCGCTCATCAACCAATGATCCGAGCCGTAAACCTCTGGACAACCGGGTCTTAAACACAGTCAAAC tgtacTGCCAGAACTTTGCGCCCAACTTCAAGGAGAGTGAGATGAACGTGATCGCGGCGGACATGTGCACCAACGCCAGGCGCGTCAGGAAACGCTGGCTGCCCAAGATCCAATCCCTCCTCCCTGACAAAAGCCACCGGAGGGGCCAGACCAAGACCGGAGGGTCCCCGGCTTtggccccggccccggcccagACCAGCGCCCTCTCAGCCTTGGACCTGGACCCCCGGCACCTGAGTCAAGCCTACCTCCCCCTTGACGCCCACCTCTACGCAGAGCGCAGGGAGgccctcctgcctcacctgcaGTTCCTGAGCTCCCGGGGGGCACATGAAGGGGCCGAcccggagagagaaggggtcgTGCAGGCAGGCCACGGGACTGAAGCCCACCTTGCAGAGGCTCTCCCGGCCAGTTCCCCCAGTCCACACCgaggctcctccccccacctcacagaacagcaggaaggggaggagacaggggaggagacaaTGGAGGAACCACAGGAGGACAGCCAATAA
- the edf1 gene encoding endothelial differentiation-related factor 1 homolog yields the protein MAESDWDTVTVLRKKGPTAAQSKSKQAVAAAQRRGEELETSKKWAAGQNKQHVITKNTAKLDRETEELQHQRVPLEVGKVIQQGRQNKGLTQKDLATKINEKPQVIADYECGKAIPNNQVMGKIERAIGLKLRGRDIGKPMDPLPQKK from the exons ATGGCAGAAAGTGACTGGGACACCGTGACCGTGCTGAGGAAGAAAGGACCAACTGCTGCGCAATCGAAGTCCAAGCAG GCTGTCGCAGCAGCCCAGAGACGCGGAGAAGAACTAGAAACATCAAAGAAAT GGGCTGCAGGGCAGAACAAGCAGCATGTCATCACCAAGAACACAGCCAAGCTAGACCGCGAGACGGAGGAGCTGCAGCACCAGAGGGTTCCCCTGGAGGTGGGCAAGGTGATCCAGCAGGGACGACAGAACAAGGGCCTAACGCAGAAGGACCTGGCCACT AAAATCAACGAGAAGCCACAGGTCATTGCGGACTACGAGTGCGGGAAGGCCATCCCTAACAACCAGGTCATGGGCAAAATCGAAAGAGCAATAG GGTTAAAGCTACGAGGGAGAGACATTGGCAAACCAATGGACCCGCTGCCGCAGAAGAAGTGA